The proteins below are encoded in one region of Flavobacterium nackdongense:
- a CDS encoding glycoside hydrolase family 2 TIM barrel-domain containing protein, producing the protein MKFILRNVLFLILLFFVEDINSQSRTKVNFGLDWEFKREETNSNWEKITIPHTARIENLVVIKQFQGTCWYQKKFDVVNSKNKKVFLYFEGVMQEADVWINDQKATNHKGGYLPFMVDVTPFLKSKGNTIKVKVNNEDNPDFLPGKPLKDLDFNYYGGIYRNVYLITTDKLYITNPIQANTKASGGIYVNFNDINKSKASGIVQVHLKNEFAVEKNANLTFILTDNQGKKLEFKSEAFRVNANSGRTITQNIAIENPKLWSIYNPNRYNLEVQLISNNKVADVYSEKIGIRKSEIKEDGYYLNDEKLYITGTNQHQEYPYLGYAISDEAQYRDAIKIKNAGFDFVRMSHYPHAEAFLDACDELGILVMNSLTGWQFFGNETFQKNAIQDIREMARRDRNHPSVIFWEASLNETQMTDDFMKLASKALKEELPLGNNCTASWIDNDNYDLFIPARQHGKAPDYWTKYNKGNRKIFIAEYGDWEYYAQNAGFNQTEFANLKEEERTSRQLRAHGEKRLLQQAYNFQEAANSNRKGQQTIGEANWVMFDYNRGYSPDLESSGISDIFRIPKFAYAFYQSQRDANVVLDANLIAGPLLTIANNWTETSPLNVAVYSNCDEVELYLNDVLVGKQKPLINESSDRLNHPPFVFKMDKFVAGTLRAEGFINGKKVVSNLVKTPEKPSKIELAYDISSKPINPDFPDMIFVYAKITDENGTVIPTATNEVTFSLWNGKAELIGANPVKAEAGIATIILKTPHFKKAIAINAASLNLQTATVEIKPSLK; encoded by the coding sequence ATGAAATTTATTTTAAGAAATGTACTTTTTTTAATACTCCTTTTTTTTGTTGAAGACATAAATTCACAATCCCGAACCAAAGTTAATTTTGGTTTAGATTGGGAATTCAAACGTGAAGAAACAAATTCCAATTGGGAGAAAATCACCATTCCACATACAGCTAGAATTGAAAATTTAGTGGTCATAAAACAATTTCAAGGGACGTGCTGGTATCAAAAAAAGTTTGATGTTGTCAATTCAAAAAATAAGAAAGTCTTCCTTTATTTTGAAGGTGTGATGCAGGAAGCCGATGTATGGATCAACGACCAAAAAGCGACAAATCACAAAGGCGGTTATTTGCCTTTTATGGTCGATGTCACTCCTTTTTTGAAATCGAAAGGCAATACCATTAAGGTTAAAGTCAATAACGAAGACAATCCAGACTTCCTTCCCGGAAAGCCATTGAAAGATTTAGATTTCAATTATTACGGTGGTATTTATAGAAATGTGTATCTCATCACCACCGATAAATTATACATTACCAATCCGATTCAAGCCAATACAAAAGCAAGTGGTGGAATCTATGTCAATTTTAATGACATCAACAAAAGTAAGGCTTCGGGAATAGTTCAGGTGCATTTGAAAAATGAATTTGCTGTTGAAAAAAACGCAAATTTGACATTTATTTTAACAGATAATCAAGGAAAAAAACTCGAATTCAAGTCGGAAGCATTCAGGGTAAATGCCAATTCCGGTAGAACCATAACACAAAATATTGCGATTGAAAACCCCAAATTATGGTCGATTTATAATCCCAATAGGTATAATCTAGAAGTTCAACTGATTTCAAATAATAAAGTTGCAGACGTATATTCCGAAAAAATAGGGATTCGTAAATCCGAAATAAAAGAAGACGGCTACTATCTTAATGATGAAAAATTATATATTACAGGAACGAACCAACATCAGGAATACCCTTACTTGGGTTATGCTATTTCGGACGAAGCCCAATATCGCGATGCGATTAAAATTAAAAATGCAGGTTTCGATTTCGTTCGGATGTCTCATTATCCTCACGCCGAAGCTTTTTTAGATGCTTGTGACGAATTGGGAATTTTGGTGATGAACAGTTTAACAGGCTGGCAATTTTTTGGTAACGAAACCTTTCAAAAAAATGCCATTCAGGATATTCGCGAAATGGCGCGAAGAGACCGCAATCATCCTAGTGTTATTTTTTGGGAAGCTTCTTTGAATGAAACTCAAATGACGGACGATTTTATGAAATTGGCTTCGAAAGCACTGAAAGAAGAATTGCCTTTAGGTAATAATTGTACTGCCAGTTGGATAGATAATGACAATTACGATTTGTTTATTCCCGCCCGGCAACACGGTAAGGCGCCCGATTATTGGACAAAATACAACAAAGGAAATCGCAAAATTTTCATTGCAGAATATGGTGATTGGGAATATTATGCTCAAAATGCCGGATTCAATCAAACGGAATTTGCCAATTTAAAAGAAGAAGAAAGAACTTCGCGACAATTGCGTGCTCACGGCGAAAAAAGATTGTTGCAACAAGCCTATAATTTTCAGGAAGCTGCCAATTCAAATCGAAAAGGACAGCAGACGATAGGCGAAGCCAATTGGGTAATGTTTGATTACAATCGAGGTTACAGTCCTGATTTAGAAAGTTCAGGAATTAGCGACATTTTTAGAATTCCAAAGTTTGCGTATGCCTTTTATCAAAGCCAGCGGGATGCCAATGTAGTTTTGGATGCAAATTTAATTGCAGGTCCATTGCTTACCATTGCCAATAATTGGACGGAAACTTCCCCATTGAACGTTGCGGTTTACAGCAATTGTGATGAGGTCGAGTTGTATTTGAATGATGTTTTGGTTGGCAAACAAAAGCCTTTGATTAATGAAAGCAGCGATAGATTGAACCATCCTCCATTTGTTTTCAAGATGGATAAATTTGTTGCAGGAACATTGCGAGCTGAAGGTTTTATTAATGGTAAAAAAGTAGTTTCTAATTTGGTCAAAACTCCCGAAAAACCATCCAAAATTGAGTTAGCTTATGATATTTCTTCTAAGCCAATAAATCCTGATTTTCCCGATATGATTTTTGTTTATGCCAAAATCACGGACGAAAATGGTACGGTAATTCCGACGGCAACCAATGAAGTAACTTTTTCATTATGGAATGGCAAAGCCGAATTAATTGGAGCAAATCCGGTCAAAGCCGAGGCGGGAATCGCGACAATTATACTAAAAACGCCTCATTTCAAAAAGGCGATTGCTATTAATGCTGCATCTTTGAATTTGCAAACTGCAACAGTAGAAATCAAGCCTTCACTAAAATAG
- a CDS encoding LuxE/PaaK family acyltransferase: MNTIPDIFTISNQKQFEKIALKVFRFQYENNMVYREFCDFLKTNVQKVKSLEQIPFLPIQFFKSHKVVSSTNLTEETFTSSGTTGISTSKHFVTDISLYEESYRKGFSQFYGNIEDYVVLALLPSYLEREGSSLIYMVEDLIQMTQNPESGFYLHNHGELIKKLTGIDQSGQNVILIGVTYALLDLIENHPFQLQNTIIMETGGMKGQRKEMIREELHEQLCQGFGVTAIHSEYGMTELLSQAYSLGNGVFECPSWMQILVRDTEDALAYVTEEKTGGINVIDLANINSCSFIATQDLGKRNPNGTFEVLGRFDNSDIRGCNLMVI, encoded by the coding sequence CCAGACATATTCACGATTTCAAACCAAAAGCAATTTGAGAAAATAGCACTGAAAGTATTTCGCTTTCAGTACGAAAACAACATGGTGTATCGAGAATTTTGCGATTTTTTGAAAACTAATGTCCAAAAGGTAAAATCATTGGAGCAAATTCCGTTTTTGCCCATTCAATTTTTTAAAAGCCATAAAGTGGTTTCCAGTACCAATCTAACCGAAGAAACCTTTACCAGCAGTGGAACGACAGGAATCTCAACTAGCAAGCATTTCGTTACCGACATCTCATTATACGAAGAAAGTTATCGAAAAGGTTTCTCACAATTTTATGGCAACATCGAGGACTATGTAGTTTTGGCTTTGCTTCCATCCTATTTGGAGCGTGAAGGTTCATCCCTGATTTATATGGTCGAAGATTTGATTCAAATGACTCAAAATCCTGAAAGTGGTTTTTACCTTCACAATCACGGGGAACTGATCAAAAAATTGACAGGTATAGACCAATCGGGACAAAACGTAATTTTAATTGGTGTTACTTATGCTTTGCTCGATTTAATCGAAAACCACCCTTTTCAATTGCAAAACACCATTATTATGGAAACGGGTGGAATGAAAGGCCAACGCAAAGAAATGATTCGCGAAGAATTGCACGAACAATTGTGCCAAGGTTTTGGCGTCACGGCCATACATTCAGAATATGGCATGACCGAATTACTTTCGCAAGCCTATTCATTAGGAAACGGCGTGTTTGAATGCCCATCTTGGATGCAAATCCTCGTTCGTGACACCGAGGATGCTTTGGCTTATGTTACTGAAGAAAAAACCGGCGGAATCAACGTCATTGATTTGGCCAACATCAATTCCTGTTCGTTTATTGCTACTCAGGATTTAGGCAAAAGAAATCCTAATGGCACTTTCGAAGTTTTGGGACGCTTTGACAATAGTGATATTCGCGGTTGTAATTTGATGGTGATTTGA
- a CDS encoding GDSL-type esterase/lipase family protein, which translates to MGRSFFLFLFFLSVSSSYAQNQISNNAALDGHNLYPSPSVVVSYHTEWTKLHYIEKIAEFQSQPLQFGDIVFIGNSLTEKGGNWGQRFNNPKVKNRGIAGDVTAGVLNRLAEIYYYKPKKVFLKIGINDLFHNELTPEYVANNIKSIVAKVHLYSPETKIYIQTILPTANNNPSKERIEATNTILKAITRTRYLQIIDLHSVFADANDLMIPSYTTDGLHLTEAGYTVWQNYINGFVKD; encoded by the coding sequence ATGGGAAGATCTTTTTTCTTATTTTTATTTTTTTTGAGTGTATCTTCTTCATACGCACAAAACCAAATCAGTAATAATGCTGCACTAGACGGCCATAATCTATATCCTTCTCCTAGTGTAGTAGTTTCTTACCATACCGAGTGGACCAAGTTACATTATATCGAAAAAATTGCCGAATTTCAATCCCAGCCGCTCCAATTTGGGGATATTGTTTTTATCGGCAATAGTTTGACTGAAAAAGGCGGGAATTGGGGGCAACGATTTAATAATCCTAAAGTTAAAAATAGAGGTATTGCGGGCGATGTTACCGCAGGAGTTTTAAACCGATTGGCAGAAATTTATTATTATAAACCGAAAAAAGTATTCCTAAAAATTGGGATTAATGATTTGTTTCACAATGAATTAACGCCGGAGTATGTCGCCAACAATATCAAATCGATTGTGGCAAAAGTTCATTTATATTCGCCAGAAACCAAAATTTATATTCAAACGATTTTGCCCACTGCCAATAATAATCCTTCGAAAGAAAGAATTGAAGCTACAAATACCATTTTGAAGGCGATAACGCGAACTAGGTATCTTCAAATAATTGATTTACATTCGGTTTTTGCTGATGCAAATGATTTAATGATACCTTCTTATACTACAGATGGATTGCATTTAACGGAGGCTGGATACACTGTTTGGCAAAATTACATCAACGGATTTGTGAAGGATTGA
- a CDS encoding glycoside hydrolase family 53 protein, which yields MMKITVRFRFVLVAIVTLLFMACSGAQTTEPTPEPIPPPASFAFSKGADVGWLPQMEATGYKFYDTDGTAKDCLQLLKDRGINTIRLRVFVNPSNDKASGHCSPAETVVMAVRAQKMGMRIMIDFHYSDTWADPAHQTKPAAWTNHSFAELQNDVYKHTFDVLTALKTAGVTPEWVQVGNEIPGGMLWPEGKSSNFSQLAQLLNKGYEATKAVNSNIKVIVHVDEGNNNAKFRWFFDSAKANSVKYDVIGLSYYPYWIKSDYTATILDLENNLKDMVSSYGKEVMVVEVGGDYTLVQNTKDMLVAVLKAVKSVPDNKGLGVIYWEPEGEKSWSGYQLNAWQSNGKPSPALDAFKN from the coding sequence ATGATGAAAATTACGGTACGATTCCGATTTGTTTTGGTGGCCATAGTCACTTTACTCTTTATGGCTTGCAGTGGAGCACAAACTACGGAGCCAACTCCCGAACCAATACCACCGCCAGCAAGTTTTGCTTTTTCTAAAGGTGCAGATGTGGGTTGGTTGCCCCAAATGGAAGCTACCGGATATAAATTTTATGATACCGACGGCACAGCAAAAGATTGTTTGCAATTGCTGAAAGATAGAGGAATAAATACCATTCGTCTTAGGGTATTTGTAAATCCATCAAACGATAAAGCTAGCGGTCATTGCAGTCCAGCCGAAACAGTCGTGATGGCGGTTCGCGCCCAAAAAATGGGAATGCGGATTATGATTGATTTTCATTACAGCGATACTTGGGCCGATCCGGCACATCAAACAAAACCCGCTGCTTGGACAAATCACTCTTTTGCAGAGTTGCAAAACGACGTGTACAAACACACTTTTGATGTCTTGACGGCATTGAAAACTGCTGGAGTAACTCCGGAATGGGTGCAGGTGGGTAATGAAATTCCGGGAGGTATGTTATGGCCAGAAGGTAAATCCTCAAATTTTAGTCAATTGGCACAACTATTAAATAAAGGCTATGAAGCAACAAAAGCGGTAAATTCAAATATAAAAGTAATCGTGCACGTTGACGAAGGAAATAATAATGCAAAGTTCAGATGGTTTTTTGATAGTGCCAAAGCCAATAGTGTTAAATATGACGTCATTGGACTTTCGTATTACCCGTATTGGATCAAGAGCGATTACACAGCAACGATTCTTGATTTGGAAAATAATCTAAAAGATATGGTTTCGAGCTACGGGAAAGAAGTAATGGTGGTAGAAGTTGGAGGCGATTATACCTTGGTTCAAAACACCAAAGACATGTTGGTTGCCGTACTCAAAGCAGTAAAATCGGTTCCTGATAACAAAGGGCTTGGCGTGATTTATTGGGAGCCCGAAGGCGAAAAAAGTTGGAGTGGGTATCAATTGAATGCCTGGCAATCTAACGGTAAACCATCACCGGCACTTGATGCTTTTAAAAATTAA
- a CDS encoding T9SS type A sorting domain-containing protein, translating to MKKHLLFWLLFASISLTGWAQSVTITSVISTPIAIGTVLKVDYKYTVAADSYIFCGINLQNDWTYISYVAGQGLDLAVAGTDVTGSFNITIPSGTTPTANLTPPQNYKIAIELKSLPTYAWIAGDYPATQLNFTASPLGISKKSLVEALSVYPNPAPDILKIANANNLSNASFRIIDILGKTVVQTKTLSNSGIDVSGLNSGFYVLSISSEEGARQFKFQKK from the coding sequence ATGAAAAAACATTTACTTTTCTGGCTACTATTTGCTTCAATTTCGTTGACTGGATGGGCGCAATCTGTTACAATTACATCAGTCATTTCCACTCCTATAGCTATTGGAACTGTACTCAAAGTAGACTACAAATACACCGTTGCAGCGGATAGTTATATTTTTTGTGGCATCAATTTACAAAATGACTGGACATATATTTCTTACGTTGCTGGTCAAGGGTTGGATCTAGCAGTAGCAGGCACCGATGTTACAGGTTCTTTTAATATTACTATACCTAGTGGTACGACGCCAACGGCTAATTTAACGCCACCACAAAATTATAAAATAGCCATTGAGCTGAAATCTCTTCCAACTTATGCTTGGATAGCCGGTGATTATCCTGCAACACAGTTAAATTTCACTGCGTCGCCATTGGGTATTAGCAAAAAGAGTTTAGTTGAAGCTTTGTCTGTATATCCAAATCCAGCTCCCGATATTCTAAAAATTGCCAATGCCAATAATTTATCTAACGCTTCATTTAGAATTATTGATATTTTAGGCAAGACTGTTGTTCAAACCAAGACTTTAAGCAATAGTGGCATTGATGTTTCTGGCTTAAATTCAGGGTTTTATGTCTTGTCAATAAGTTCAGAAGAAGGGGCAAGGCAGTTTAAATTTCAAAAAAAATAA